The Candidatus Abyssobacteria bacterium SURF_5 DNA window CAGCCGCCCAAATTCGGCCCGCAATTCCTTCTGACTGATTCCATGATCCGGCCCGACCGCCTGTTCCATGAGGTTTGTATAATCGAGAACGATCCGTTGAGGGTGCGCTTTCGTCATCGCTGACATCCTTTTTCTCCGTTCATCCGATGGATTTGACCGGCAAGTGGATAACCCAATAAATATGTCATTTTAACCAACCGATGTCAAAAACAGAGCCGCTCCTCCACTCGCGCACCGCCTCCGGAAGATGAGCTTCTGATTAGACTTGTCATTGCAATTGTTGTATAATTTACGCTGGGTTGCTCGCGATGTCAAATTTCCCCGCAAAACAGCAGGAAACCTCGCATGAAAAACCTGCCGCGCGCGCTGGGCAGTGACTTTATCACGTATGCCAACTCCGCCGGCCGGATGTTCTTGTTCTGGGCCGACGCGATGGGCAAGGCGGTTACCCCTCAGTTTTACTTCCGGGAAACGATTCGCCAGGTCTTCAGCATCGGAGTGAAATCGCTGTTACTCACCTCGACGGTGGCGCTCTCGGTCGGAATGGTAATGGCCATGCAAACCATCGGCACGCTCAAAACGTTCGGTGCCGTCAATTACGTCGCCGTCGTCGTCGGCCTTGCCGTGGTGAAAGAGCTCGGGCCGGTCCTGACCGCACTCATGGTGGCCGGACGCGCCGGCTCGGGCATCAGCGCCGAAATCGGCTCGATGAAGGTGACCCGCCAGATCGACGCGCTGACCGTTTCCGCCGTTAATCCCATCCGGTATCTGGTGGTGACGAGAATCGTTGCGTGCATGATCGCCGTGCCCCTGCTCGCCGTGATCGCGGACATCCTGGGCATCGGCGGCGGCCTCCTCATCGGCATCGTGCAGGGGAACATCGGCTACCATCTGTACATGTCGTACACGTTAACCTATATCGGCTATGTCGATGTGCTTCCAGGCCTCCTTAAGACGATCTTCTTCGGCATGCTTATCGGGACAGTCGCCAGCTATTATGGTTTCAAGACTACGGGCGGAACCGAGGGCGTGGGAAATTCAACCAAGGCAAGCGTAGTCTCCACCTCATTGATGATCATGATCTCGGACGTCGTGCTCACCCGCATCATGATAATCATTTTCGGAGAATAGGCAACTGGACATCCGTTTCCTTTATGAACTATGAAGGTTCACGCAGCGCCCCTTTGATAGCCATTGAGGGGCTGAAGAAAAGTTTCAATGATCACGCCGTTCTCGATGGCGTCGATCT harbors:
- a CDS encoding ABC transporter permease, translating into MKNLPRALGSDFITYANSAGRMFLFWADAMGKAVTPQFYFRETIRQVFSIGVKSLLLTSTVALSVGMVMAMQTIGTLKTFGAVNYVAVVVGLAVVKELGPVLTALMVAGRAGSGISAEIGSMKVTRQIDALTVSAVNPIRYLVVTRIVACMIAVPLLAVIADILGIGGGLLIGIVQGNIGYHLYMSYTLTYIGYVDVLPGLLKTIFFGMLIGTVASYYGFKTTGGTEGVGNSTKASVVSTSLMIMISDVVLTRIMIIIFGE